The DNA region GACTTGACGCATGCCATTTCTACAGTCAACACGTCCGAACTGATCAAAAAAGTAAATAGTTCCAGTAGCTTAGTTGGACTGGAAAGTCTGATAGGTGGATACACCGGCAACGTATGGGGGCAAGAAGCACTTGTCCTAGTGGATGGAGTACCCCGTAGTGCAAGTAATGTACGCGCTTCGGAAATAGAAAGTGTTTCGGTAATGAAAGATGCTGCTGCCGTGGTACTTTATGGTAGTCGTGCGGCAAAGGGCGTTATCCTGATCACTACTAAACGCGGTAAAAATGAACCGATGCGCATCGACGTACGGGGCAATGCAGGCATTAATGTTCCCAAATCTTATCCCAAATATTTGGATTCAGACTGCTACATGACCCTTTACAATGAAGCTTGCCGTAATGACGGGCTGTCCCCCAAATACAGCGCATCAGATATTTACAACACTGCCATGGGAACCAATCCTTATCGTTATCCGAACATTGATTTCTATAGTTCGGACTATCTGAAAAAGGCATATTATAATGCAGATGTGACAGGTGAAGTATATGGAGGCAATGATCGCACACACTATTACCTGAATTTTGGTATGGATTATAGTAACGACCTGCTGAAATATGGTGAATCAAAGAATGCCTACAATATGCGTTTCAATGTACGCGGTAACGTAGACATGACACTTGCCTCATGGCTAAAGGCTACTACCAATGCGGCAGTTGTCTTTACCAATCAGTATGCAGGTCGCGGAAACTTTTGGGGAACTGCATCCACCTTGCGTCCCAATTGGTTTGCTCCGCTATTACCCATCGACATGATGGATACCAGCGTCGCTCAAATACAGGAATATATTACCAACAGTAATCACCTGATTGACGGCAAATATCTGCTTGGAGGAACTTCCTCCGACATGACCAATCCTTTTGCAGATCTTCTGGCTGCCGGATATGTCAAGGAAAAGGCACGTATGTTTATGTTCGATGTCAGCCTTGCCGCCGATCTGGGTTCTTTATTGAAAGGCCTGACGTTTAAGACTTCTTATAGTGTAGACTATACTTCTTACTATTCGGAAGCTTTCAGCGAGACCTACGCCGTTTATGAACCTACATGGTCTCAGGTGAATGGCAAAGATATGATTATTGCCTTGAAGAAACACAATGAAGACAAAAAAGATCCCAATGAATATGTCGGCAAGTCCACTTACGATCAGACCATGACGTTCAGTGCACAGTTTGACTATGCCCGCACGTTCGCAAAATACCACAACGTAGCAGCCACATTCATAGGCTGGGGTTATCAAACGCAGAATTCTGCTGACGAAAACCATGAAAGCAGTGATTATCACCGTACCAGTAATGTGAACTTAGGCTTACGGGCATCCTACAATTACAATCATAAGTATTATGCCGATTTCAGTGGTGCCGTGATCCATTCGGCCAAATTACCCGAAGGCAAGCGTAACGCTTTCTCTCCGTCAGTCACTTTGGGCTGGAGAATCAGCAAAGAGAAGTTTATGGAAAATGTAAAGTTTATAAACGATCTGAAAATCACAGCATCTTATGCCAACCTGCATCAAGATCTTGACATCTCCGATTATTACCTGTATAAAGGAACTTTCTCCAAAAGACAAAATGAAGGATTCTATGTACAATGGCACGATGGCACAGCGGGCGGATGGACTCCAGCCTCTAAACGTGGCGATAATCCTAACCTTGGTTTCGTCACACGTGAAGAGTTCCGTGCAGGTATTGATGCTACGCTATTCAACCGTCTGCTAAAGTTGAACGTCAACTATTTCAGGCAGGACACGAAAGGCTTACTTACCCAAGGTTCCTCTTCCATATATCCTACGTACTTTGCTTTAAGTAGTAACTCCACCTTCATGCCCTGGATCAATTATAACGAGGACAGACGCAGTGGTTTTGACTTCGCGCTGAGTGCCAACAAGAAATTCGGCGATTTTGACGTAACACTCGGTTTCAATGGTATGGTGTACTCCTCCGAAGCTCTGAAACGTGACGAACTTTACGACGAAGATTACCAGTATCGCAAAGGTCGTGCACTCGATGCTTCCTACGGTTATGTATGCGAAGGTTTCTTCCAGGATCAGACTGACATAGACAATCATGCCCGTCAAACATTTGGTACGGTAAAACCCGGTGACCTGAAGTACAAAGACATTAACGAGGATGGTGTAATCGACAGCAAGGACCAAATTGAATTAGGAAAGAACGGTTGGTCAGCTCCTCCTTTCTCCTTCGGATTGAACTTAACTGTGAAGTGGAAAAATTTCTCGCTATTTGCCATGGGATCAGGTCAAACCGGCTCTGTAGACTTTAAAAGCAGTTCCTACTACTGGAACCGCGGTACGAGCAAATTCTCAGAAGTGGTATGGGGACGTTGGACCGAAGATACAAAGGATGTGGCCACCTACCCACGCCTGACCACCACCAATGGTGACAATAACTACCGCAATTCCACTTTCTGGATGTATAAGCGTAACTATTTCCGCCTGAACCAAGTGCAATTGACGTATGATTTCCCTGAAAATACTTTCAAAGGAACGTTTGTTCGTGGTTTAAGTGTTTATTGCGGAGGTAGCAATCTGCTTACCATCTCTAAAGAGCGGAAGCATATGGAGCTGAGTACCGGTTCCCCTCAATGCCGTAACTTCTATGCAGGTTTCAAGGCTGCATTCTGATTTTATTGATTAATAAAGAAGAAGATTATGAAAAAGAAAATTATACCTTTTATAATAGGTGCCCTGATGCTCACCGGTTGTGATGATTTGTTTTCACCAGCCATCGAAAACTTCCAAGGCGTGGAAAACATGTACAACGATGCGGAATACGCACGGGGAATATTGCACAATGTATACAGTCTGATTCCGGGCTATTACGATAACAGCGAGTATGGCACGGATGACGCCGTAACCAACCAGCCAAGTAATGTGTATCTGCAAATGGCCACCGGTGCCTGGACTACAAGTTCATATAATCCACAGAATCAGTGGACCAATTCCTACGGTGCCATTCAATACATCAACCTCTTCCTGGAGAATGTGGGAGGCGTAAAATGGTCGGATGATGAAGAACTGAACAAATTGTTTGCGCAACGCCTCACTGGCGAAGCTTACGGACTCCGTGGGATGTTCTATTTTTATCTGCTTCGTGCCCATGCCGGTTTTGGTGCAAATGGCGAACTGCTCGGTGTGCCCATATTTACAGAACCTCAGACAATAGAATCGGATTTCAATCAACCGCGTGCTTCGTTTCAGGCTTGTGTAGAACAAATCTACAATGATCTTTCCGAAGCAGAGAAAAGACTTCCTTATGAGTATGAAGATGTTTCAGGAAGCGTTCCTGCAGATTTCCAGAGTCTCACACAAGACGTCGGTAAATACAACACCGTTATGGGTGCCAAAGCACGTCAGTTGTATAATGGAATCATAGCCCGTGCCTTCCGTACACGCACAGCCGTACTGGCTGCCAGTCCCTTCTTTGAAGATGTTTCCAACGCTGCCACATGGGCGGATGCCGCTAATGCCGCAGCTGCTGTAATAGACTACAAAGGAGGTCTATCAGGATTAGCATCCGACGGAGTGGAATATTACTCACCCACTATTATAAATACAATTAAGGATGGTGCCAATCCAAATGAAATCTTATGGAGAGGAAACAAAGGAAGTGGTGATAACGATCAGGAATCACAAAATTTCCCACCGAGTTTGTACGGTAATGGTTACATGAATCCATCGCAGAATCTGGTCGATGTATTCCCCATGGCCAATGGATACCCCATCAATGACGCAGCCAGCGGATACGATGCCAACAATCCTTATGCTGGACGCGATCCCCGTTTGGGCAAATACATTTTTTACAATGGAAGTACAATCAGTGAGAAGAGTATAACAATCAACATCAATGAGGGAAATCAAGACGGCGTTAACGTGACCGAAAACCGCTCAACCCGAACAGGCTATTACATGAGAAAACGCTTGCGCATGGATGTGAACTGTAATCCGGCATCCATTTCCAAACAGCCGCATTACACACCCCGTATCCGTTATACTGAAATGTACCTGAATTATGCTGAGGCAGCCAATGAAGCTTGGGGACCGAAAAACGCCAACGGCAGAGATTACTCCGCTTACGATGTAATCAAAGCCATCCGGAAACGTGCCGGCATAGGTGGTATCAATGATGCTTATCTGGAAGCATGCGCTGCAAGCAAAGACAAAATGCGTGAACTGATCCGCAACGAACGTCGATTGGAACTCTGCTTCGAAGGATTCCGTTTTTGGGATCTCCGTCGCTGGAAAGTCGACCTGAACGAACCGGTATATGGCATTAGCTGGAATGGTAACAGTTATCAGAAAATAACCGTGGAAGAACGTTCGTATGAAGATTATATGTACTGTTGCCCTATCCCCAACTCTGAGATACTGAAGTACAGCAACCTCATCCAGAATAGAGGATGGAAATAAACAAAATTGTGAACACTATTAATAAAATAGCATGATATGAAAAAGAAATTAGCATATATCGGTCTGGCTTCATTACTCTTGTCTTTCACTGCGTGCGAAAGCTCTGACAATGAATTCTCCGACTTCGATTATCAAACTGTATATTTTGCCAATCAATATGGTTTACGTACCATTGAATTGGGAGAAGACGAATTCCTCGATAACTCTTTGGATAATCAGCACAAAATATCCATTAAAGCAGCTTGGGGTGGTGGTTATACCAACCGCAAGAATGTAATTATTGATACTCAAGTAGATGAATCGCTTTGCGAAAACCTCTATTTCAAAGGAAGTAACACTCCTGTTACCCCTATGCCCACCTCCTACTACACCCTGGCCGCCAACCAGATCAATATTCCCAAGGGTGAAGTTATAGGTGGTGTGGAGGTACAGTTTACCGATGCATTCTTTGCCGATAAAAAGACTCTTGATAATTATTACGTGATTCCTCTGAAGATGACAGGCGTACAGGGTGCAGACTCCATCCTTCAGGGTAAGGCAGTCGTAGCAAACCCCATGTTGACAAATAGTGGCGACTGGAGTGTACAACCCAAGAATTTTGTACTTTATGCTGTAAAGTATGTCAATCCCTGGCATGGTGAATACCTGCGTCGTGGAGTGGATCAAGCTGTGATAAACGGTGTTTCTTCGCAATTGGTACGCCACCAGCAATATGTAGAGAAGGATGAGAAAGTAAATATTACAACTGAAAGCCTGAAAGACAATATTCTATCCTTATCAACCAAGGACGCGCAAGGTAATCTTTTCAATTACAACCTCAGCTTGACTTTTACCGAAGATGGAAATTGCACAGTAGGTAGTACTTCCGACGATCTCATCATCTCCGGTACCGGTAAATTTGTGAAGAAGGGCGAAAAGAACAGCCTTGGCGGTAAAGATCGTAATGCTATCTATCTGGACTATACAATTGACTTTAAAACCAAAAACATGCAGTACGCCACCAAAGATACGTTGGTGTTAAGCAGTCGTGCCGTACAAGGTGGCAAGTCATTCGAGATAGAAATAAGATAGTATTATCTGGTATAAACGTTTAAACAAAGAAAACATGAAATACTTTAATCATAAGATAATCGGTATTGCCATGATGTGTGTAACGGTTATGGCATGCACCGATAAGTACGATTGCAACCTTCAGGTAGAAAAGCCTGAAGAAGTGGCCAACAGCGAATACCTGGCCAGCTTCGATTTGCTGAAATCGTACATTACCCGCGATGCCGGTTCACCATTCAAGTTTACGGCAAACTTGTCTGCAACAGACTTTTTAAAAAAAGACATTGCTTACAGCACCATACTTAGTAATTTTGATGGTATAGATATTGGCGATTCCTTCATACCTGTCAATTCATTGAAAGAGGATGGTTCCTTCGATTTTGGCGGAATGCAATTAGTATCTGATGCTGTCAAAGGAACGGACATAACGCTTTATGGTGGTACGCTCTGTTCCAACCAAGGACAACGCACCGCTTACTATAATGAACTGATACAGCCCATTATTATCCCCTTCGTACCCGAGAAAGGCAAAACTGTGATTTGTGACTTCGAGAATGATGAACTCGGCACAGCTTATGGTATGACCGGGGGAAGTCTGGCTGTGGTGGAAAACGATCCGGATGGGAAGAGTGGCAAAGCACTGCATGTAGGTACCGATGACAACAAAGCTGCCTATTCACATCCTAAGTTCAACGTCAAGTTACCGGAAGGCCGAAAACTGGGCGATTACGTCAATCTGACCATTGATATGCGTATTGTAAACAGTGATGGTATATATGGAGCAGGTATGAGAGTCTTTATCAATGGACAAGAATTTAACGTAGGTACAAATGCCCAAGGACTTGGTTGTAATCCCAACACTTGGAATCGTGGAGCGGTCATCAGCTTAAATAGCGCCACAGCTCCAGGCTTCATATTGCCGGATGAAATGAAAGGACTTACTGAATTTGAGCTTGCCGTTGGATCCGCCTCTGGAGGAGCACAATATTTTCTCGATAACATCGTGATGAATTATGAGCTTCCCGGAACAGGTGTCACTAAAATTGACTTTGAAAAAGATGAACTTGGTACATCTTATCCGATGACAAACGGAAACTCTTCCGTTGTAGAGAATGATCCAGAAGGCAGTGGCAAAGTATTACACGTAGGTACGGCTGCCACCCCTTGCAATAGATCTTATCCTAAATTCACTGTAAAATTGCAAAACGGAAGAACGTTAGGTGACTACATAGGTCTTTCTCTCGACATGTACCTGATAGATGGCAAAGGTGGCTGGGGTGACGGCATGCGGGTAGTAATTAATGGACAAGAGTTCAACTGTGGCCAAGGACCGTTCAACTTCGGTTGTGAAGCTAACAAATGGGGACGAGACAAGATTTATATCACATTCCTGAAAGAAGGTGAAACTGCGGGAAGTGGAAAGATCGCCATTCCCAATTCCCTGAAGGATCTGACCGAGATAGAACTGGCCGTAGGTTCAGGCTCGGGCGAGTGGCATGCTTACATCGATAATATCAACCTCCACTGGAAAGCCGATGATACCATCATCGAGAAAACTCCCGAAGAGAAAAAGAACATCTTCACAGAAGAGATGAATAAATGGATCGGTGCTATAGTAAATGCCGGTGGTGAGTCTGTAAAAGTATGGAATATTGTAGGCGAACCACTTGACAAAACCATGGATGCCAACACCTTCAACTGGGGTGAATACTTGGGCGAAGTAGAATATGCACGTACAGCCGTGAAACAAGCCCGTGACACAGCGAAAATTGATCTCAACCTCTTCGTCAGCAATACATTCAATCAATCTGATGAGATGGGACAGAAAGCCGATGAATTGATTGCATTGGTAAAATCCTGGGAAGCAGATGATGTAACCCATATTGACGGATACAACATCCTTCTCCATGCGGTTTATTCCAAAGATGCCACTTCCCAGAAAGCCAATGAAGAGATGATTTCCGAATTGTTCGACAAGCTGGCACAGACCGGTAAACTGATACGTGTATCCGACCTCAGCATGATGGTGGAAGATACAGAGGGTAAGTTCATCCAGACCAGTAAACTGACTGCTGATGAACGGAGTGCCGCAGCCAACTATATAGCTTTCATCATGAAAGAATACCGGAAGACTATCGCATCGGACAAGCAATATGGCATATCCATTTCAAGTATGACCGAAACCAGTACCGGTAACAAGATTTGCCCCTGGACTTCGGGATACAATCGAAATGGAATGTATGAAGGAATAGTTGAAGGATTGAAATAACCCGAAGTATAATGAAACAACTTATTAGAAATCTATGCATTTTTCTGATGGGAATGTCATGTTGGGCATGCTCTGATAATAATAATGCGGAGACTGATGATAACGGGAAGGGCGCATATGCGCTCTTCCCTAAAAAGTCAATTACAGTGAGTGCCGGTGAAAATCAGACGGAGGTCGTTATAGAGTGGGCAAAAACCTCCTGGGAGATAACCTTCGAACAGGGAGATATTGTAAAAAGTATAACTCCGATGTCAGGTGGAAGCAGTGATGGAGAAAAGCAGTACACAAAAATTCAAGTGGTTTGCAATGCTAACGCTTCAATGAAACAACGTACACAGACTATTCACATTACTGACAAAACCAACAAACAGACTACTGATTTATTGATAGAACAGGAACCAGCGTTCAAGTCTGTTACACTTAATATTGACCCTACGGTGAAATATCAGCCGATAGCAGGATTCGGTGGAATGTACAATCCTAAAATTTGGTGTGGCGGAAACCTCATTTCTGCCCGGCAATTAGACCAAATGTATGGTGAGGGCGGATTGGGCTACTCCATCCTTCGCCTGATGGTTTATCCCAACGAATCTGATTGGAATGCTGATGTAGAAGCGGCTAAAGCGGCACAGGCCAATGGAGCAATAGTTTTTGCATGTCCGTGGGACTGTACAGATGCTCTCTCCGAGCAAATCAAGGTGAACGGCAAAGAAGTAAAACATCTCAAAAAAGAAAACTATGGAGCATACGCCGATCATCTTATCCGTTACATCAATTTCATGAAACAGAATGGAGTAGATCTTTATGCCATATCTGTTCAGAACGAACCGGATATGGACTTTACTTACTGGACTCCTCAGGAAGTAGTAGATTTTGTGAAGCAATACGGTGCCAAAATCCGTGAAACCGGAGTCAGACTGATGTCTCCCGAAGCATGCGGTACGCCGCCCGAATACACGGATCCGATAATCAACGATGCCGGAGCATTTGCACAGACCGATATTATTGCAGGACATCTTTATCAAGGTTTTACAGACCTGGATAATGGATACGTCAAAAATCGTCACGATTACATCTGCGGTCTCTATCCTCGCATCCAAGGGAAGACCTGGTGGATGACGGAACATCTCTTTAATGACGGAGAAAAATCAGATGATCCGTCAGCATGGGAATTCCAAAAGTGGCAATACTGCCTCAACCATCTTGGCAAAGAAATCCACATGTGTATGGAGGGCTATTGCAGTGCATACGTATACTGGTATTTAAAACGCTTCTATGGATTGATGGGCGATAATGACAAGCGCAGCCCGGTGGGTGAAGGTGAAATTGCCAAGAATGGTTACATCATGGCCCATTACGCGCAGTACGCCACAGGTACTACCCGCATTAAAGCTGTCTCGAATAATACAGGGGTATGTGCCACAGCCTACATCAATGAGGCAGGAAATGAAGTAACAGTTGTATTGCTGAATTTCACCGGAGCCACCCAGTGTATAGAAATACCGTTGGCAGGAATGAAGCGTGCAAGTGCCGTTGAAACAAATGAAAATAAAAATATGGAAGTTATCAGTACTGAGATGCTGGAATCCGGTGAGGGTGTATATGTACTGTTGTCCGGTAACAGCATAGTCTCTGTCCGGTTGACCTTATAATTGCATGAAGTGATATGGAACCACTCAAGTAGTTCATATTCTCCCCAAATGGTAAGTGTTGCCAAAGCAAAACAAAAAATTGCTTTGTGCAACACTTTTTTTTATTTTTGATGTCACGTTCGCTTTACACGTTCGTCTTAGTAATGTAAATGGAACTCAAACAATTTAAAATATCCGTTCTACCCCTCCGCAATAAGCTATTGAATTATGCGCGGAAGTTGACCGAAAGTCCGGACGATGCAGAAGATGCCGTACAGGAAGTCCTGCTCAAGCTATGGAACAAAAGGCTTGAACTGGAACAGTACCGCAACATTGAAGCATTCGCCATGACCATGACGCATAATCTCTGCATGGATATGTGGCGCACCAGGCATACTGCCAGCGTACCGTTAGAGTATGTACAGGATGCCACTCCCGGTGGAACACCGGAACGGTTGCTTGAGATAAAAGACGAAATCCGTCTGATGCATGAAATTATTAATTCATTGCCTACCTTGCAGCGCACCATCATGCGGATGAAAGACATCGAGGAGTACGAAACGGAAGAGATTGCCGACATCACAGGCTGTAATCCGGAAGCTATCCGAAGTAACCTGTCGAGAGCGCGAAAGAAAGTGAGAGAAATTTACCTGCAAACCGTACAAGAAAAAATAAGGAGGAAACAAGCATGAAGATAGAAGAATTAATAGACCGCTATTTCGAAGGACAGACCTCATGTGAGGAAGAACGCGAATTACGCAGTTTCTTCACGCAAGAAAATGTACCGGAATCGTTACAAGTATATCGTCCCTTGTTTGTCTGCCTGGATCAGGAAGCAAAAGCATTCCGGCAAGAAAGTACTCCTGCTAAAAAACTTACCTTCCGCCGTCGCTTTATTTACACGGCAGGAGGAATAGCAGCCGGAATTTTATTAGTGATCGGCATTGCCGGTACGCAGCGATACCTTCACCCCACTCCGGAAAATTACGTCATTATCGACGGTAAGCAATACACCGATGCAAACCTGGTGCATGAACAAGCCCTTGCTGCTTTCCGAGATATGCGAACTACGGAAGATGAAGTGCTTGATCTGATGTTTGAATAATAAAAAGAACTAATAGATACAATTATGAAAAAGTTCACTCATACCCTGCTATGCTGCCTGCTGCTCTTGTTCAGTACCGGCATGTATGCCCAGAAAGGACTGCAAATAGCATCCGTATTTCAGAAATACGGCAATGAGAAAGGGGCCACTTACGTGGAACTGTCCAAGATGTTATCCAAGAATTGGGACATCACCCATTACCAAAGCCTGAAACTGACAAAGGCAGAAAAAGCATTACCGGATATCTACCGGTGTCTGGAATCCGACCGGGAACATGCCAGAAAAATAAAAGAAGTGGTGACAGACGGACGTATTCAATCGGGATACTACCAGTTGCCTCCGGTAAAAGATAAAATAAACCGCTTCATACTATTCCGGCTCGGCAAGAAAGGAGAAGCCACACTTATCTATATCGAAGGCGAAATAGACAGTGACGACCTTGTCACACTGATATTCAGCAAAGACTAATTCTGAAATTTATAAATCACAAATAATAAAACTTATGAAACGAATTTTCTTTTTATTCCTTATCATGACTTCCATGACAGTCGTGGCACAAGAAAGCATCCCGCAAGATACAACTCTCTATCTCAACGGACGGAAGATCATCATTAAAGAACATGATGGCAAAATCAAAGTGAAAATGTATGAGGCGAAAGCCGACAATGACACCATCGAAAACACCCAGGTATTTGAAGGTGTGTATCTGGACGGCCGCAGCATTGAACGAACCACAACGGTTTCCGTGCCTTTTGTGAAGAAGAAAAAAGGCTATTACCGCTTTGATCCTCACTACCCCGCCATCTATTTCGGCTTTAACAAACTGGCAAGCAATACATTTCAGTACTCTGCCAAAGTACCTCAACTTGGCTCGAAATCCTGGGAATGGGGTATCAATCTGTTTAATACCGGAGTTGCCATAACCCGTAACAATCATTGGGGATTGACCACCACCCTCGGTTTAGCACGTATCGTCTATAAACTGGATGACAATTACGGCTTTGAGAAAGTAGACGACATCACCGTTTGCCGGCAAGCCGAAGATGTGGATTATCAAAAGAGTTGGCTACGCTATTGGGCTTTCCGTCTGCCTGTCAGTCTGGAATGGCAAACCAAATTCGGCAGTCGCCGTGCTTTCATTGCCGCTGGTCCGGAAGTGGAATGGCGTGTAGGGGTTAAATCCAGAGCCAAATATGATGATAAGAAACATACTTTGAGTAGCAAGCTGAATACCCATCCGCTTGGCATGAATCTGCTGCTACAGGCTGGTTACGGTTGCTTGGGGTTCAATGCCCGTTTCGCTCTCACTTCTTTGTTTGAAAAGAATAAAGGACCCGAGCTCTATCCGGCTTCTATAGGCATAGGCTGGTACTGGTAAGAGCGCTACACCAGCAATATCGATTGGTTTTAGCTGATAAAGCAAAAAGATTTCTTATCTTTGCCTTATTACTAAAACCAATCATTGTATTATGACCAAAGAAGAACTTATGAGAAAAGCGATTGAACTTTCTACGGAGAATGTCGCTAACGGTGGCGGCCCGTTTGGTGCTGTCATTGCCAAAGATGGAGAAATCATAGCTACCGGTACGAATCGTGTGACATCTTCATGTGACCCGACAGCACATGCCGAAGTCAGTGCCATTCGTGCAGCAGCCACGGCACTAGGTACTTTCAACCTCAGTGGTTGCGAAATCTATACCTCTTGTGAACCCTGCCCCATGTGCCTCGGTGCTATCTATTGGGCCCGACTGGACAAAATGTATTATGGAAACAACAAGACTGACGCCAAAAATATAGGTTTCGACGACTCTTTCATATATGATGAAATCGCTTTAAAACCTGCCGATCGCAAACTACCCTCAGAAGTATTACTACACAATGAAGCCATCAAGGCTTTTGAAACATGGAGTGAGAAGGAAGATAAGATAACTTATTAAGAGGCTGTCAACAAGAAGTTAAGAGTTTGTCAGCAAGAAGTTAACTTCTTGTAAACAAGGAATTAACTCCTTGTAAAACAATCATTTTCAAAGTATTATAAAACAGTAAAATCCCCGAAGTCCTGTGATGCAGACTCCGGGGATTTTCACAAATTTATTCTTCATCTAAAAAAAGAATATAGAGTTCAAATAGTAGTATCTGAATCTAATATTGTGCCAAAGGAATTATTCCAATCCTATAATACCCAGAGTTATATTTGGGATTCAAAGCAGGCTCATAAACAGGACAATGATATTCACCGCGTTTTCCGCAATAAGTAAATCCTACACTATCCATCTCATCCTTAATTATAATATCATCACCAAAGTTAACGATCACATCTCCTAGCTCATCACTATCTAAATACGTTGTAACAGTAGTGGATACCCTATGTTGTACAGTAGTGGAAATACCAAACTTTGCCCCAATTTTCACTTTCTCTTCCAAACCTATATCAAAGTCAAAATTAGTAGCAAAAGTAGTTGTTGTTTCTACTACATTCTGTGTCGTTGTCTGCAAATCCTTTTCTTGAATAGATATTTTCACAGAAGTAGAATATTCCTCAATATTCCAATCAAACAATGGTAAAGGTTCGGGCAGATAATATTTCTTTATACTTTTAACACCTTTAATTAGATTAGGCCTATATCTT from Bacteroides sp. MSB163 includes:
- a CDS encoding SusC/RagA family TonB-linked outer membrane protein, giving the protein MNRKFIYIGCTVFAMSLFHARGIQAQEENKDSLVNVAFGTVAQEDLTHAISTVNTSELIKKVNSSSSLVGLESLIGGYTGNVWGQEALVLVDGVPRSASNVRASEIESVSVMKDAAAVVLYGSRAAKGVILITTKRGKNEPMRIDVRGNAGINVPKSYPKYLDSDCYMTLYNEACRNDGLSPKYSASDIYNTAMGTNPYRYPNIDFYSSDYLKKAYYNADVTGEVYGGNDRTHYYLNFGMDYSNDLLKYGESKNAYNMRFNVRGNVDMTLASWLKATTNAAVVFTNQYAGRGNFWGTASTLRPNWFAPLLPIDMMDTSVAQIQEYITNSNHLIDGKYLLGGTSSDMTNPFADLLAAGYVKEKARMFMFDVSLAADLGSLLKGLTFKTSYSVDYTSYYSEAFSETYAVYEPTWSQVNGKDMIIALKKHNEDKKDPNEYVGKSTYDQTMTFSAQFDYARTFAKYHNVAATFIGWGYQTQNSADENHESSDYHRTSNVNLGLRASYNYNHKYYADFSGAVIHSAKLPEGKRNAFSPSVTLGWRISKEKFMENVKFINDLKITASYANLHQDLDISDYYLYKGTFSKRQNEGFYVQWHDGTAGGWTPASKRGDNPNLGFVTREEFRAGIDATLFNRLLKLNVNYFRQDTKGLLTQGSSSIYPTYFALSSNSTFMPWINYNEDRRSGFDFALSANKKFGDFDVTLGFNGMVYSSEALKRDELYDEDYQYRKGRALDASYGYVCEGFFQDQTDIDNHARQTFGTVKPGDLKYKDINEDGVIDSKDQIELGKNGWSAPPFSFGLNLTVKWKNFSLFAMGSGQTGSVDFKSSSYYWNRGTSKFSEVVWGRWTEDTKDVATYPRLTTTNGDNNYRNSTFWMYKRNYFRLNQVQLTYDFPENTFKGTFVRGLSVYCGGSNLLTISKERKHMELSTGSPQCRNFYAGFKAAF
- a CDS encoding endo-1,4-beta-xylanase produces the protein MKYFNHKIIGIAMMCVTVMACTDKYDCNLQVEKPEEVANSEYLASFDLLKSYITRDAGSPFKFTANLSATDFLKKDIAYSTILSNFDGIDIGDSFIPVNSLKEDGSFDFGGMQLVSDAVKGTDITLYGGTLCSNQGQRTAYYNELIQPIIIPFVPEKGKTVICDFENDELGTAYGMTGGSLAVVENDPDGKSGKALHVGTDDNKAAYSHPKFNVKLPEGRKLGDYVNLTIDMRIVNSDGIYGAGMRVFINGQEFNVGTNAQGLGCNPNTWNRGAVISLNSATAPGFILPDEMKGLTEFELAVGSASGGAQYFLDNIVMNYELPGTGVTKIDFEKDELGTSYPMTNGNSSVVENDPEGSGKVLHVGTAATPCNRSYPKFTVKLQNGRTLGDYIGLSLDMYLIDGKGGWGDGMRVVINGQEFNCGQGPFNFGCEANKWGRDKIYITFLKEGETAGSGKIAIPNSLKDLTEIELAVGSGSGEWHAYIDNINLHWKADDTIIEKTPEEKKNIFTEEMNKWIGAIVNAGGESVKVWNIVGEPLDKTMDANTFNWGEYLGEVEYARTAVKQARDTAKIDLNLFVSNTFNQSDEMGQKADELIALVKSWEADDVTHIDGYNILLHAVYSKDATSQKANEEMISELFDKLAQTGKLIRVSDLSMMVEDTEGKFIQTSKLTADERSAAANYIAFIMKEYRKTIASDKQYGISISSMTETSTGNKICPWTSGYNRNGMYEGIVEGLK
- a CDS encoding DUF5627 domain-containing protein, translated to MKKKLAYIGLASLLLSFTACESSDNEFSDFDYQTVYFANQYGLRTIELGEDEFLDNSLDNQHKISIKAAWGGGYTNRKNVIIDTQVDESLCENLYFKGSNTPVTPMPTSYYTLAANQINIPKGEVIGGVEVQFTDAFFADKKTLDNYYVIPLKMTGVQGADSILQGKAVVANPMLTNSGDWSVQPKNFVLYAVKYVNPWHGEYLRRGVDQAVINGVSSQLVRHQQYVEKDEKVNITTESLKDNILSLSTKDAQGNLFNYNLSLTFTEDGNCTVGSTSDDLIISGTGKFVKKGEKNSLGGKDRNAIYLDYTIDFKTKNMQYATKDTLVLSSRAVQGGKSFEIEIR
- a CDS encoding RagB/SusD family nutrient uptake outer membrane protein — protein: MKKKIIPFIIGALMLTGCDDLFSPAIENFQGVENMYNDAEYARGILHNVYSLIPGYYDNSEYGTDDAVTNQPSNVYLQMATGAWTTSSYNPQNQWTNSYGAIQYINLFLENVGGVKWSDDEELNKLFAQRLTGEAYGLRGMFYFYLLRAHAGFGANGELLGVPIFTEPQTIESDFNQPRASFQACVEQIYNDLSEAEKRLPYEYEDVSGSVPADFQSLTQDVGKYNTVMGAKARQLYNGIIARAFRTRTAVLAASPFFEDVSNAATWADAANAAAAVIDYKGGLSGLASDGVEYYSPTIINTIKDGANPNEILWRGNKGSGDNDQESQNFPPSLYGNGYMNPSQNLVDVFPMANGYPINDAASGYDANNPYAGRDPRLGKYIFYNGSTISEKSITININEGNQDGVNVTENRSTRTGYYMRKRLRMDVNCNPASISKQPHYTPRIRYTEMYLNYAEAANEAWGPKNANGRDYSAYDVIKAIRKRAGIGGINDAYLEACAASKDKMRELIRNERRLELCFEGFRFWDLRRWKVDLNEPVYGISWNGNSYQKITVEERSYEDYMYCCPIPNSEILKYSNLIQNRGWK